One part of the Sorangiineae bacterium MSr11954 genome encodes these proteins:
- a CDS encoding 2-hydroxychromene-2-carboxylate isomerase yields MAAPIRFLFDVVSPYAYLAWTQLPAIAERHGRSIDPVPVLFAGLLRAHGTRGPAEVPARRDYVVKDIQRIAHRFGVPIDLPPAHPFNPLRALRTASIPIPHPTPRIALVDAIFSAVWRLGRNVEDPQVIEEIGATVGLDPAVIAEASSDETKARLRTQTDEAIELGVFGVPTMLVDGEMFWGCDSLPHLDTFLGGTNPVSAEFCERWRTLGSTAQRA; encoded by the coding sequence ATGGCAGCGCCCATCCGTTTTCTGTTCGATGTGGTTTCTCCATATGCCTATCTGGCGTGGACCCAACTCCCCGCCATCGCCGAGCGCCACGGTCGCTCGATCGATCCGGTGCCCGTCCTCTTCGCGGGACTCTTGCGCGCACACGGAACGCGCGGCCCCGCCGAAGTGCCCGCGCGCCGCGACTACGTGGTGAAGGACATTCAGCGGATCGCCCATCGCTTCGGCGTGCCCATCGATCTTCCGCCCGCGCACCCCTTCAACCCGCTGCGCGCTCTGCGCACGGCGTCGATCCCGATCCCGCACCCGACCCCGCGCATCGCCCTCGTCGACGCGATCTTCTCCGCGGTGTGGAGGCTCGGTCGCAACGTGGAAGATCCCCAGGTCATCGAGGAAATCGGCGCCACCGTGGGGCTCGATCCGGCGGTGATCGCGGAAGCCTCCAGCGACGAAACGAAGGCGCGCCTGCGAACCCAAACCGATGAGGCGATTGAGCTTGGCGTCTTTGGTGTTCCAACCATGCTGGTGGACGGAGAAATGTTCTGGGGGTGCGATTCCCTTCCTCACCTGGACACGTTTCTAGGCGGCACCAATCCCGTCTCCGCTGAATTTTGCGAACGCTGGCGCACGCTTGGGTCAACCGCACAACGAGCATAA